Proteins from one Halovivax limisalsi genomic window:
- a CDS encoding DUF5787 family protein, protein MDYDASEFGFELRTCRWAEDSWPPDGDRSVPVVVSRQLGTKRRRWDTVVIECDPDGLRERARFGSDRLDGDLLDVCRYAPAEWAYYRDALPDPGYPWRYVRESIHRADNRGILETRRRGNRIEIRRRWPYPDWVDRVIAIENKPDLDASAARALSGQLEHDVALGLADEVWIATRATDERISPALFEDVPVEAGILELDPETLSADVAWYPRTLAADRPGTRILERPDRSAHDASAARFEYVDRAEKDAQRLAIAERAYERGFRSFVDSMRPDCRHFETRTHGQILPYCRAKDCQQTARQCSGDCSAFEPEPPAWRSRGWPIEGGPGKQIRRVLADRRDRRRPDR, encoded by the coding sequence GTGGACTACGACGCGAGCGAGTTCGGCTTCGAGTTGCGGACCTGTCGGTGGGCCGAGGATAGCTGGCCGCCCGACGGCGACCGGTCCGTCCCCGTCGTCGTCTCGCGCCAGCTCGGGACGAAACGGCGACGCTGGGACACCGTCGTCATCGAGTGCGATCCGGACGGCCTCCGCGAGCGCGCCCGGTTCGGCTCCGACCGCCTCGACGGCGACCTCCTCGACGTGTGCCGATACGCGCCCGCCGAGTGGGCCTACTATCGCGACGCGCTGCCGGATCCGGGCTACCCCTGGCGCTACGTCCGGGAGTCGATCCACCGTGCGGACAATCGCGGGATCCTCGAGACCCGTCGCCGGGGGAACCGGATCGAGATCCGTCGCCGGTGGCCGTATCCCGACTGGGTCGACCGGGTGATCGCGATCGAGAACAAGCCGGACCTGGACGCGAGCGCGGCGCGGGCGCTGTCGGGCCAGCTCGAACACGACGTCGCGCTCGGCCTGGCCGACGAGGTGTGGATCGCGACGCGCGCGACCGACGAGCGGATCTCGCCGGCGCTCTTCGAGGACGTCCCCGTCGAGGCGGGGATCCTCGAACTCGATCCGGAGACGCTGTCGGCCGATGTGGCCTGGTACCCCCGAACGCTCGCGGCGGATCGGCCGGGAACGCGCATCCTCGAACGACCGGACCGAAGCGCACACGACGCCTCCGCCGCCCGCTTCGAGTACGTCGACCGGGCCGAGAAGGACGCGCAACGCCTGGCCATCGCCGAACGCGCCTACGAGCGAGGATTTCGATCGTTCGTCGACTCGATGCGACCCGACTGCCGGCACTTCGAGACGAGAACGCACGGCCAGATCCTCCCCTACTGTCGGGCGAAGGACTGTCAGCAGACCGCCCGCCAGTGTTCGGGCGATTGCTCGGCGTTCGAACCGGAGCCGCCGGCCTGGCGCTCGCGCGGCTGGCCGATCGAGGGCGGCCCCGGCAAGCAGATTCGGCGGGTGCTCGCGGACCGCCGGGACCGACGGCGACCGGATCGGTGA
- a CDS encoding amidohydrolase — protein sequence MSSSDPVSFRRQLHRHPEPAWREFETTARIVERLREIDLDALHVGPDAIDGANRLAVPDETELDRWYDRARDAGVDPDVLDRLAGGYTGAVAVLERGEGPVVGLRVDIDGLPREESDDADHLPAAEGFRSETGESMHACGHDAHAAIGVGALEAVAESDDFSGTLKVFFQPAEEVIGGGKAMAKSEHIADVDYLLATHVGLDHPTGTVVAGVEDFLAVRHLEATFTGEPAHAGAEPEKGRNAIQALGTAIQNAYAIPRNSDGPTRVNVGVVEGGTAANIVAEEASLVAEVRGQTTDLMRYTSDRLERIFESAATMHDCEVEIEVGAEAPSAESDDELREIVGSVAADVDGVDRVVDEAGLGGSEDATFLMKTVQDDGGLACYVGVGTDHPGGHHTATFDVDEPTIQHGIDTLSGAIEEIAEQRP from the coding sequence ATGTCATCGAGCGATCCCGTCTCGTTCCGCCGGCAGCTCCACCGCCACCCGGAACCCGCCTGGCGCGAGTTCGAAACGACCGCGCGCATCGTCGAACGGCTCCGCGAGATCGACCTCGACGCCCTCCACGTCGGTCCGGACGCGATCGACGGGGCGAACCGTCTCGCCGTCCCCGACGAAACCGAGCTCGATCGCTGGTACGACCGCGCCCGCGACGCCGGCGTCGATCCCGACGTCCTCGACCGGCTCGCGGGCGGCTACACCGGCGCCGTCGCGGTGCTCGAACGCGGCGAGGGACCCGTCGTCGGCCTTCGGGTCGACATCGACGGCCTCCCGCGCGAGGAGTCGGACGACGCGGATCATCTCCCCGCCGCCGAGGGATTCCGTTCGGAAACGGGCGAGTCGATGCACGCTTGCGGGCACGACGCACACGCCGCGATCGGCGTCGGCGCCCTCGAGGCCGTCGCCGAGAGCGATGACTTTTCGGGCACGCTCAAGGTGTTCTTCCAGCCCGCCGAGGAGGTCATCGGCGGCGGCAAGGCGATGGCCAAGAGCGAGCACATCGCCGACGTCGACTACCTGCTCGCCACCCACGTCGGCCTCGACCACCCGACGGGCACCGTCGTCGCCGGCGTCGAGGACTTCCTCGCCGTGCGCCACCTGGAGGCCACGTTCACCGGCGAACCCGCCCACGCCGGCGCCGAACCGGAGAAGGGGCGCAACGCGATCCAGGCCCTCGGGACGGCGATCCAGAACGCCTACGCGATCCCCCGCAACTCAGACGGCCCGACACGGGTCAACGTCGGCGTCGTCGAGGGCGGCACCGCCGCGAACATCGTCGCCGAGGAAGCCTCGCTCGTCGCCGAGGTTCGAGGCCAGACGACCGATCTCATGCGCTACACGAGCGATCGACTCGAACGGATTTTCGAGTCCGCCGCGACGATGCACGACTGCGAGGTCGAGATCGAGGTCGGCGCCGAAGCCCCCAGCGCCGAGAGCGACGACGAACTGCGCGAGATCGTAGGCTCGGTCGCCGCGGACGTCGACGGCGTCGACCGCGTCGTCGACGAGGCCGGCCTCGGCGGCAGCGAGGACGCGACGTTCCTCATGAAGACCGTCCAGGACGACGGCGGCCTCGCGTGCTACGTCGGCGTCGGCACCGACCACCCCGGCGGCCACCACACCGCCACCTTCGACGTGGACGAGCCGACGATCCAGCACGGGATCGACACGCTCTCCGGCGCTATCGAGGAGATCGCCGAACAACGTCCGTAG
- a CDS encoding erythromycin esterase family protein: MTAPRTEPSAASTESGASATDGGAIESGTSATDDEVTETIRSETSVLEGPTALAGLADRLREYDLVLLGEASHGTSEFYRWRSWLTARLLQSRRRAYVCVEGDWADCYAVNRYVKGLDGAESARDVLDGFDRWPTWLWANWEVVDFAEWLASHNESREAGERAGFYGLDVYGLFESMRALIDALERIDPDAAEDARRAYRCFEPYGEDAREYAQAIRLAPESCEDEVVDALASLTEDGGEYGDSHPDERFSAEQNALVAKNAEAYYRSMVGGGADSWNTRDRHMAETLDRLQEHHGEDALGIVWAHNTHVGDARATDMERRGRLNLGQLAREELAGDVALVGFGSHRGEVVAGERWDAPMERMPVPPARRGSIEERFHRADGRDRLLVTDDLPSDSVFDEERGHRAIGVVYDPDRESGNYVPTVLAERYDAYVHVDETTALHPLARHADRTGVPELYPWGL; the protein is encoded by the coding sequence ATGACCGCACCACGGACCGAACCGTCGGCGGCGTCGACCGAGAGTGGAGCGTCGGCGACCGACGGTGGGGCGATCGAGAGTGGAACATCGGCGACCGACGACGAGGTGACCGAGACGATTCGATCGGAAACGAGCGTTCTCGAGGGTCCGACCGCGCTCGCGGGGCTAGCGGATCGCTTGCGCGAGTACGACCTCGTCCTCCTCGGGGAGGCGTCGCACGGGACGTCGGAGTTCTACCGGTGGCGATCGTGGCTGACCGCCCGGTTGCTGCAATCGCGGCGACGCGCCTACGTCTGCGTCGAAGGCGACTGGGCGGACTGCTACGCGGTGAACCGGTACGTCAAGGGGCTGGACGGCGCCGAATCCGCCCGCGACGTGCTGGACGGGTTCGACCGCTGGCCGACGTGGCTGTGGGCGAACTGGGAAGTCGTCGACTTCGCGGAGTGGCTCGCCTCGCACAACGAGTCCCGCGAGGCGGGCGAGCGGGCGGGGTTCTACGGCCTCGACGTCTACGGCCTCTTCGAGTCGATGCGGGCCCTGATCGACGCCCTCGAGCGGATCGACCCGGACGCGGCCGAGGACGCGAGACGCGCCTACCGCTGCTTCGAACCCTACGGCGAGGACGCGCGCGAGTACGCGCAGGCTATCCGGCTCGCGCCCGAGTCGTGCGAGGACGAGGTCGTCGACGCGCTCGCGTCGCTCACCGAAGACGGGGGCGAGTACGGCGATTCGCACCCAGACGAACGGTTCAGCGCCGAGCAGAACGCCCTCGTGGCCAAGAACGCCGAAGCGTACTATCGCTCGATGGTCGGCGGCGGTGCCGACTCGTGGAACACCCGCGACCGACACATGGCCGAGACGCTGGACCGGCTGCAAGAGCACCACGGCGAGGACGCGCTGGGGATCGTGTGGGCGCACAACACGCACGTCGGCGACGCTCGCGCCACGGACATGGAGCGTCGCGGCCGCCTGAATCTGGGCCAGCTCGCTCGCGAAGAGCTGGCGGGCGACGTCGCGCTCGTCGGCTTCGGCTCCCACCGCGGGGAGGTCGTCGCCGGCGAGCGCTGGGACGCGCCGATGGAACGGATGCCCGTCCCGCCGGCCCGACGCGGCAGTATCGAGGAGCGCTTCCACCGCGCCGACGGGCGGGACCGCCTGCTCGTGACGGACGACCTGCCGTCGGACTCGGTCTTCGACGAGGAGCGCGGACACCGGGCGATCGGCGTCGTCTACGACCCGGATCGCGAGTCCGGGAACTACGTCCCGACGGTGCTGGCCGAGCGCTACGACGCGTACGTTCACGTCGACGAGACGACGGCGCTCCATCCCCTCGCGAGGCACGCGGATCGCACCGGCGTCCCGGAGCTCTATCCGTGGGGGCTGTAG
- a CDS encoding PspA/IM30 family protein, with protein MGILSRTSYIIRSKLNSVLNRAEDPTQTLDYSYEQMRDQLQQVKRGIADLTTQKKRLEMQKRRLEENVEKHNDQARTAVQQDREDLARKALEKKKTKMNQIEELERQISNLQNQQDQLIEQKDELQSRIEEFRTKKETMKARYEAAEASTTVNEAMTATGEEFEDVGRAIERAEEKTQDMEARSAAMDELRESGAFEDVMSDKDQIDRELEQVSTDSGVEAELETLKAEVGASETEATSESADAATDATETATEEPAVDEDVEAELSELQEEESQ; from the coding sequence ATGGGCATCCTCTCTCGGACGTCGTACATCATCCGGTCGAAGCTCAACTCGGTGTTGAACCGGGCGGAGGATCCGACGCAGACGCTCGATTACTCCTACGAGCAGATGCGCGATCAACTCCAGCAGGTCAAGCGGGGGATCGCGGACCTGACGACGCAGAAGAAGCGCCTCGAGATGCAGAAACGCCGCCTCGAGGAGAACGTCGAGAAGCACAACGACCAGGCCCGCACCGCGGTCCAGCAGGATCGCGAGGATCTGGCGCGCAAGGCCCTGGAGAAGAAGAAGACGAAGATGAACCAGATCGAGGAGCTCGAGCGCCAGATCTCGAACCTCCAGAACCAGCAGGACCAGCTCATCGAGCAGAAGGACGAACTCCAGTCGCGCATCGAGGAGTTCCGCACCAAGAAGGAGACGATGAAGGCCCGCTACGAGGCGGCGGAGGCGAGCACCACGGTCAACGAGGCGATGACCGCGACGGGCGAGGAGTTCGAGGACGTCGGCCGGGCCATCGAGCGCGCCGAGGAGAAGACGCAGGACATGGAGGCTCGATCGGCCGCGATGGACGAACTGCGCGAGTCGGGCGCGTTCGAGGACGTCATGTCCGACAAGGACCAGATCGACCGCGAACTCGAGCAGGTCTCCACCGACAGCGGCGTCGAGGCCGAACTGGAGACGCTCAAGGCGGAGGTCGGCGCGAGCGAGACCGAGGCCACGAGCGAGTCGGCCGACGCTGCGACCGACGCGACCGAAACCGCGACCGAGGAACCGGCCGTCGACGAGGACGTCGAGGCGGAACTCTCGGAACTGCAGGAAGAAGAGAGTCAGTAA
- a CDS encoding uS10/mL48 family ribosomal protein produces MTFVTGLTLQSGDRTALDGVVEDIKHTAERKGVALKGPHSHPPNHLHVPQYRRLCADDERHYDDWSYTVFTRELEIHGHQTFARNVAGRNFPDSVHIEVEVEQIHGMGRA; encoded by the coding sequence ATGACCTTCGTCACCGGACTCACCCTCCAGAGCGGGGACCGGACCGCGCTGGACGGCGTCGTCGAGGACATCAAGCACACGGCAGAGCGGAAGGGTGTGGCGCTGAAGGGGCCACACTCCCATCCGCCGAACCACCTGCACGTTCCGCAGTACCGCCGGCTCTGCGCCGACGACGAGCGCCACTACGACGACTGGTCCTACACCGTCTTCACGCGCGAACTCGAGATCCACGGCCACCAGACGTTCGCCCGCAACGTCGCCGGCCGAAACTTCCCCGACTCGGTCCACATCGAGGTCGAGGTCGAACAGATCCACGGGATGGGGCGGGCCTGA
- a CDS encoding winged helix-turn-helix domain-containing protein, whose translation MAADSWDDVNERTKAVWKADTTPFERVYAIVEGTHGGQPAARIAERALVSEPTARQHCKTLVNTGFAETESDGQTTLYKRNSDRVLDARIRELRNEATRDEILDGIERMKREIREYQDRYDVVTPEALARELEADEGGWDDLSAWRTTRTNLAVAQAALAYDEASHQLTA comes from the coding sequence ATGGCCGCCGATTCGTGGGACGACGTTAACGAACGCACGAAAGCGGTGTGGAAGGCGGATACGACCCCGTTCGAACGGGTCTATGCCATCGTCGAGGGAACGCACGGCGGGCAGCCGGCAGCTCGAATTGCAGAACGGGCGCTCGTAAGCGAGCCGACGGCCCGGCAACACTGTAAGACCCTCGTCAACACCGGGTTCGCCGAGACCGAGTCCGACGGGCAGACGACGCTGTACAAACGAAACAGCGACCGGGTGCTCGATGCGCGGATTCGCGAACTCCGGAACGAGGCCACCAGGGACGAAATTCTCGACGGCATCGAACGGATGAAACGAGAGATTCGGGAGTATCAGGACCGGTACGACGTCGTCACGCCCGAAGCGCTCGCCCGTGAACTCGAGGCCGACGAGGGTGGCTGGGACGATCTCAGCGCCTGGCGGACGACCCGAACCAACCTCGCGGTCGCCCAGGCGGCGCTCGCCTACGACGAGGCCAGTCACCAGCTCACCGCATGA
- a CDS encoding bis(5'-nucleosyl)-tetraphosphatase — protein sequence MAVEATSAGAILFRDTRGRREYLLLKSRPGDWEFPKGGVEGDEELQQTAIREVKEEAGIEEFRLLDGFREDYSYVFEAGGETIHKTVHLFIARSFEASAELSNEHRDLQWRDYEQAINTVTQDGPREILEQAHEHIDQLEDEQEA from the coding sequence ATGGCAGTCGAAGCTACGAGCGCAGGCGCGATCCTCTTCCGCGACACGCGGGGCCGGCGCGAGTATCTTCTGCTCAAGAGTCGCCCCGGGGACTGGGAGTTTCCGAAGGGCGGCGTCGAGGGAGACGAAGAACTACAGCAGACGGCGATCCGCGAGGTAAAAGAAGAGGCAGGGATCGAGGAGTTCAGACTACTCGACGGCTTCCGCGAGGACTACAGCTACGTCTTCGAGGCGGGCGGTGAGACCATCCACAAGACGGTCCACCTGTTCATCGCCCGCTCGTTCGAAGCGAGCGCGGAACTGTCGAACGAACACAGAGACCTCCAGTGGCGCGACTACGAGCAGGCGATCAACACCGTCACCCAGGACGGGCCGCGCGAGATCCTGGAACAGGCACACGAACACATCGACCAGCTGGAAGACGAACAGGAGGCCTGA
- a CDS encoding alpha/beta hydrolase codes for MDRIRGGESIVVPGARDVRGTIDGPDDPDALVVACPPYPKEGGSRTDARLRAVGDALATRDVGCLRFDYGPWDEGYGECEDVRNALRWAAARVETVGCFGFSFGGAEAILAAASVDVDVACVSALAPTASLGDDLEVPSAIDDLDGGVALQVVYGTRDDVADWEPVVEAARRRDAAGRRDTEVVEWSADHFFVGQEERVAADVADFLAEHA; via the coding sequence ATGGATCGAATCCGCGGTGGGGAATCGATCGTCGTTCCCGGCGCGCGCGACGTCCGCGGGACGATCGACGGCCCGGACGACCCCGACGCCCTCGTCGTCGCCTGTCCGCCCTACCCGAAGGAAGGGGGATCACGGACCGACGCCCGGTTACGGGCCGTCGGCGACGCCCTCGCGACCCGCGACGTCGGCTGTCTCCGCTTCGATTACGGCCCCTGGGACGAGGGCTACGGCGAGTGCGAGGACGTCAGGAACGCGCTCCGGTGGGCGGCCGCCCGCGTCGAGACCGTCGGCTGCTTCGGGTTCAGCTTCGGCGGCGCGGAGGCGATCCTCGCCGCCGCCTCGGTCGACGTCGACGTGGCCTGCGTCTCCGCGCTCGCGCCCACCGCGAGCCTCGGCGACGATCTCGAGGTCCCGTCGGCCATCGACGACCTCGACGGCGGGGTCGCCCTGCAGGTCGTCTACGGGACGCGCGACGACGTCGCGGACTGGGAACCCGTCGTCGAGGCCGCTCGCCGTCGCGATGCCGCCGGCCGCCGCGACACGGAAGTCGTCGAGTGGTCGGCCGACCACTTCTTCGTCGGCCAGGAGGAGAGAGTCGCCGCGGACGTCGCGGACTTTCTCGCCGAGCACGCCTAG